A single genomic interval of Asinibacterium sp. OR53 harbors:
- the wecB gene encoding non-hydrolyzing UDP-N-acetylglucosamine 2-epimerase: MRITIIAGARPNFMKIAPIIEAIEKHNEKAANIKYRLVHTGQHYDKNMSDSFFEQLGIPQPHVNLESGGGTQAEQTAAIMVRFEKELADHPSDVVVVVGDVTSTLACSIVAKKMHIDVVHVEAGIRSFDLSMPEEINRLVTDAITDHYFTTSDVANMNLQKAGIRENRIHFVGNTMIDTLLKNEKRFIKPPIWEASGLVAGNYFVLTLHRPANVDVEEKLKKLIQTIIDSSRGLPIIFPVHPRTGKNLQKIGIQTDQLLMINPMSYLEFNYLVKYAKAVITDSGGITEETTVMRVPCITLRNNTERPETVDIGTNELIGTDPGNLPPAFEKLFNGKWKKGTIPPLWDGKTSERIVSVLNRLYN; this comes from the coding sequence ATGAGAATTACAATTATAGCTGGCGCACGACCGAATTTCATGAAGATTGCGCCTATTATCGAAGCAATTGAAAAACATAATGAAAAAGCAGCTAATATTAAATACAGACTGGTGCATACAGGGCAGCATTATGATAAGAATATGAGCGACAGTTTTTTTGAACAGCTGGGTATACCACAGCCACATGTAAATCTTGAAAGTGGTGGCGGAACACAAGCCGAACAGACTGCTGCTATTATGGTCCGTTTTGAAAAGGAATTGGCAGATCATCCAAGTGATGTTGTTGTAGTTGTTGGTGATGTGACTTCAACCCTTGCCTGTTCCATTGTTGCTAAAAAAATGCATATAGATGTCGTACATGTTGAAGCAGGTATTAGGTCTTTTGATCTGTCTATGCCAGAAGAAATTAATAGACTGGTAACTGATGCCATCACCGATCATTATTTTACTACCTCTGATGTTGCTAATATGAATCTCCAAAAAGCAGGGATTAGAGAAAATAGAATTCACTTTGTAGGTAATACTATGATTGATACCCTGTTAAAAAATGAAAAGCGTTTTATAAAACCACCAATATGGGAAGCATCTGGGTTGGTAGCTGGTAACTATTTTGTACTGACCCTGCATCGACCGGCTAATGTAGATGTGGAGGAAAAATTAAAAAAGCTTATACAAACAATTATAGATAGCTCAAGAGGCCTGCCCATTATTTTCCCTGTTCACCCACGTACAGGTAAAAATTTACAAAAAATAGGTATCCAAACAGATCAATTGCTGATGATAAATCCAATGTCGTATTTGGAATTTAACTATTTGGTAAAATATGCCAAAGCAGTTATTACCGATAGTGGGGGTATTACAGAAGAAACAACAGTAATGCGGGTTCCTTGTATTACATTGAGGAATAATACTGAGCGTCCGGAAACAGTTGACATTGGCACTAATGAATTAATTGGCACAGACCCTGGCAACTTGCCTCCTGCGTTTGAAAAGCTTTTCAATGGCAAATGGAAAAAAGGAACTATTCCTCCATTATGGGATGGTAAAACAAGTGAACGCATAGTATCGGTATTGAACCGATTATATAATTGA
- a CDS encoding glycosyltransferase family 4 protein: MKHILYLSFYFEPDLCAGSFRNSPLARELATQIKGNATVEVITTMPNRYSSFSVETPEKEQLGNLSVHRILLPPHKSGFMDQVSAFTHYFFTVKKLVATKRYDLVFASSSRLFTAYLGYRIAKNMRAPLYLDIRDIFTDTLNDVISNKGVKALLLPILRMIERKVFRYATHINLISGGFEPYFKKYETAVYSHYTNGIDEEFVHDEDYSTLLSPDPITITYAGNIGEGQGLHKIIPEVAKQLGKGYLFRIIGDGGAKVLLETAIHEQQLSNVVLEKPVKRDALIEIYKRSHFLFMHLNDYAAFEKVLPSKLFELGAFPRPVIAGVNGYARSFIKQHVPNSIVFNPTDAKELVKKLESYSYELPHRNEFINQFNRKQINKEMAQSIASYL; this comes from the coding sequence ATGAAACATATACTTTATTTGAGTTTTTATTTTGAACCTGATCTTTGTGCAGGTTCCTTTCGAAATTCACCCTTAGCCCGAGAGCTTGCAACACAAATTAAAGGCAATGCAACCGTAGAAGTAATTACCACGATGCCAAATAGGTATAGCAGTTTTTCTGTTGAAACGCCAGAAAAGGAGCAATTGGGAAATTTATCGGTTCATAGAATATTATTACCTCCACATAAAAGTGGCTTTATGGACCAGGTAAGTGCTTTCACACATTATTTCTTCACTGTAAAAAAACTTGTTGCCACTAAGCGATATGATTTGGTTTTTGCTTCTTCGTCACGATTGTTTACTGCCTATCTGGGATATCGGATTGCTAAAAATATGAGAGCCCCCTTATACCTCGATATCAGGGATATTTTTACAGACACATTAAACGATGTTATCTCGAATAAAGGGGTGAAGGCTTTGCTCCTGCCTATTTTGAGAATGATCGAACGAAAAGTATTTCGTTATGCAACGCATATAAATCTTATATCTGGTGGATTTGAGCCTTATTTTAAGAAATATGAAACGGCGGTTTATAGCCATTATACCAATGGCATTGATGAGGAATTTGTACATGATGAGGATTATAGTACCTTATTGTCTCCCGACCCTATTACGATTACCTATGCAGGTAATATTGGAGAAGGGCAGGGGTTACATAAGATTATTCCTGAAGTTGCAAAGCAATTGGGTAAAGGGTATTTGTTTCGGATAATCGGAGATGGGGGCGCTAAGGTTTTATTAGAGACTGCGATCCATGAGCAACAACTATCAAATGTTGTTTTGGAAAAACCGGTTAAAAGAGATGCTTTGATTGAAATATACAAACGCTCTCATTTTCTATTTATGCATTTAAACGATTATGCAGCATTTGAGAAAGTACTTCCATCAAAGTTATTTGAACTAGGAGCTTTCCCCAGACCAGTAATAGCAGGAGTAAACGGATATGCAAGAAGCTTTATAAAACAGCATGTACCAAACAGTATTGTGTTTAATCCAACTGATGCTAAGGAATTAGTTAAAAAGTTAGAAAGCTATAGCTATGAATTGCCACATCGTAATGAATTCATAAATCAGTTCAATAGAAAGCAGATAAATAAAGAGATGGCACAATCCATTGCCAGTTACCTATGA
- a CDS encoding NAD-dependent epimerase/dehydratase family protein, protein MKRIAITGVSGFVGANLLPYLKERGVDTIPLSRTFGPGYDAVDAVFLNQQSVYGIVHLAGKAHDLRKEVNSAEYYEVNTELTKRLFDAFLESDSEVFVYLSSVKAIADRVEGALTETHIPKPLTDYGKSKLAAETYLQQAILPPRKRVYILRPCMIHGPGNKGNLNLLYQVVKRGIPYPLAAFDNQRSFLSVENLCFVIQELLQRKDIAPGVYHIADDQCLSTNEVVEIIADVLGKRKRLIAIPASWIRAIARAGNYLPLPLNTERLQKLTEDYVVDNRKLIEALQKKLPVDAGTGLKKTISSFTYVD, encoded by the coding sequence ATGAAGCGTATTGCTATTACTGGTGTCAGCGGATTTGTAGGCGCAAATTTGCTGCCGTATTTGAAAGAAAGGGGAGTGGATACTATACCCTTGTCTCGGACATTTGGTCCTGGATATGATGCTGTTGATGCTGTATTCTTGAACCAGCAGTCCGTTTATGGAATTGTTCATCTTGCAGGAAAGGCGCATGATTTGCGTAAAGAGGTTAATTCGGCAGAGTATTATGAAGTCAATACGGAGCTGACGAAGCGTTTGTTTGATGCATTCCTAGAATCAGATTCGGAAGTTTTCGTTTATCTGAGTTCAGTGAAAGCAATAGCAGACAGAGTGGAAGGGGCATTGACAGAAACTCATATACCAAAACCATTAACAGATTATGGAAAATCGAAACTGGCTGCAGAGACATATTTGCAACAAGCTATATTACCCCCTCGCAAAAGAGTTTATATTCTAAGGCCTTGTATGATACATGGGCCAGGAAATAAGGGTAATCTGAATCTTTTATACCAAGTAGTAAAAAGAGGTATTCCGTATCCATTAGCAGCATTTGACAACCAGCGATCTTTCTTATCTGTGGAGAATCTTTGTTTTGTGATTCAGGAGTTGCTGCAAAGGAAGGATATTGCACCAGGAGTTTACCATATTGCGGATGATCAATGTTTAAGTACGAATGAGGTAGTCGAGATCATTGCGGATGTTTTGGGCAAGAGAAAGCGATTGATCGCAATTCCTGCTTCATGGATTCGCGCTATAGCAAGAGCAGGCAATTATCTTCCTTTGCCGTTGAATACAGAAAGACTACAAAAGCTTACAGAAGACTATGTAGTAGACAACCGGAAGTTAATTGAAGCATTGCAAAAAAAGTTACCAGTGGATGCGGGAACTGGATTAAAAAAAACTATTTCTTCTTTTACTTATGTGGATTGA
- a CDS encoding heparinase II/III family protein produces the protein MNCSVHEMLLTGQGEYKKEGQFCFIGLDHCFVNGIDWNFNGHGKLWNYNLQYLNYLLDEDIPVNTRRGLLDDLSIALLNGVIKPEPYPVSLRIINSLLFHSRHGILDVNTLKALKFQVDYLNHNLEYHLLGNHLLENCYALFIAAHALNNQQLYHRSSRLLTKQLKEQVLSDGGHYERTPMYHSILLSRLLLCIEIERNHNLFESSILPILETTASKMLGWINAFSFPDGSWALMNDAAKGVAPETNQLNRASDYLQLEWKQIELRESGFRKLKGKSWEMLLNVGNILPSYQPGHTHADMLSFCIWHKDQQVVVDPGTSTYAITQQRLWERGTTAHNTITINKKNQSDVWGGFRIGKRAKCQLIKEEDGLIIACVNNYAGLPIQHIREFKANENSLELKDTASKLHEGPIKFEGSLLLKPGINVVEQDVNILLDSVCIYCNAPKEIVATITAETFNQVTPTKRVTYSALGEAKLRFEFL, from the coding sequence TTGAACTGCTCAGTTCATGAAATGCTATTAACTGGGCAAGGTGAATACAAAAAAGAAGGACAGTTTTGTTTCATAGGGCTAGATCACTGCTTTGTAAATGGGATAGACTGGAACTTTAATGGCCATGGAAAACTATGGAATTACAATCTTCAATATTTAAACTATTTACTGGATGAAGATATCCCTGTAAACACAAGAAGAGGATTACTCGATGATTTATCTATTGCATTACTGAATGGGGTGATAAAACCGGAACCCTATCCCGTTTCTCTTCGGATCATAAATAGCCTTTTATTTCACAGTAGACATGGCATTTTAGACGTCAATACACTCAAGGCATTGAAGTTTCAGGTTGATTACCTCAATCATAATTTAGAATACCATTTATTGGGCAATCATTTATTGGAAAATTGTTACGCACTGTTTATTGCGGCCCATGCATTGAACAATCAGCAACTATACCACAGGAGTTCTCGCTTGTTAACGAAACAGCTGAAGGAACAAGTGCTTTCGGATGGAGGACATTATGAACGAACGCCAATGTATCATAGTATTTTATTGTCGAGACTGTTGCTATGCATTGAGATTGAGCGAAATCATAACTTATTTGAATCCTCGATACTTCCAATTTTAGAAACAACAGCATCAAAGATGTTGGGTTGGATAAATGCTTTTAGTTTCCCGGATGGTAGCTGGGCGTTAATGAATGATGCAGCAAAAGGGGTAGCCCCAGAAACAAATCAATTGAATCGAGCTTCAGATTATTTGCAACTGGAGTGGAAGCAAATAGAGTTAAGGGAATCCGGTTTCAGAAAGTTGAAAGGTAAGAGTTGGGAAATGTTACTAAATGTGGGTAATATACTACCAAGCTATCAGCCGGGACATACACATGCCGATATGCTTAGTTTTTGCATATGGCATAAAGATCAACAGGTTGTAGTAGACCCTGGAACATCTACTTATGCCATTACTCAGCAACGTTTATGGGAAAGAGGAACGACAGCCCATAATACGATAACTATTAATAAAAAAAATCAAAGCGATGTATGGGGAGGATTCAGAATTGGAAAGAGAGCAAAATGTCAACTGATAAAAGAAGAAGATGGATTGATTATCGCTTGTGTAAACAATTATGCAGGATTACCTATTCAACATATTAGAGAATTTAAGGCGAATGAAAATAGTTTAGAATTAAAAGATACTGCTTCTAAGCTACATGAAGGACCTATAAAGTTCGAAGGGTCTCTATTATTGAAACCAGGGATTAATGTGGTTGAGCAAGATGTGAATATCTTGCTTGATTCTGTTTGTATATATTGTAATGCACCAAAAGAGATAGTTGCGACGATAACAGCGGAAACATTTAATCAGGTGACTCCCACAAAAAGGGTTACTTACAGTGCTTTAGGGGAAGCGAAGCTTAGGTTTGAATTTTTATGA